The sequence below is a genomic window from Deinococcus metalli.
GAACAGCGGCGCGATCAGCGCCCACAGGTCGTCAGGGACGAGGTGTTCGATCACATCTGCAGCCTAACCGCGGCAATTCTGTCCTCAGGCTCTTACGGACGTGGACACCATTTGGGCATCGTCGGACCAGTCATGCTGGGGTATGACCAGCGCGTCGTCCGGCGGAGACGGAACGCTCACCCTGACCGCGACCCTCAACAACGACGGCACCCTGTACCGTGTCGCCCAGGCCCTCTTTGCCTTGACCACCGCGCCGGGCCGCCGGAACCTGCGTCTGGCCCACGGCGAGCGCTGGGTGGTCTACGGCATGACGGCCGCGACCACCCAATACGCGCCGCCGACGTTGAGTTTGGATGCCGGGCTGAGCCACAGCGCGCACCTCCACACCTTCCTCCTGCTGCCCCTGGCCGTGGAGACGCCACACTTCACGATGCGCACCGTTTCGAGAACCACGTACGCTGTCCACCGCGCTCAGCTGCCCGACCTGTTCACGGCCCTTCAGAAGCTCGCGGCCGCACTCGACGTGCAGGATGAAGCGGTCCAGGGTGCGCCATGGTTTCGGCGGTCGCACCGCCGGAAGGCGGCTGCGGACGTGGAAGCAGCCCTGTTGGCGCTTCGGCACGCGGGGACGGCCGTCATGCTCACGCGGCTGGCGTGACCATGCGCCCGCTGGACATCCGGCTGGGATATCGGGATGACAGCGAAAACGGGCGTGTGGTTCCGGTTAATTCCAAATGAAACCAGATCGTAGACTTGGAGGTATGTCGGATGCTTCCCCCGCACGCCCAGACATCACGGCGTGCCGTGTCCTGCGCGTTCTGCTCGTCGACGACAACGCCGCCGACCGGGAGCTCGCCCGCGAAGTCTTCCAGGACCATGGCGTCCGGGTCGGCATCGAGACCTGCGCGTCCGGACGCGCTGCCCTCCACACCCTGCGCCTCCCTGGAGCAGTTCTGCCCGACGTCATCCTGCTGGACCTGAACATGCCCGGCCTGTCCGGCTTCGAGGTCCTCGAAGCGCTGAAAAGCGACCGCCACCTGAGCATGCTTCCCGTCGTCATCCTCACGACCTCCAGTGATGCGCAGGACGTCGAGCGGGCCTACTCGTTGCACGCCGCATCATTCATGACCAAGCAGCTTGACTTCGGCCGCTTCGTGCAACAGGTGGACGCGTTTGTGAACTTCTGGATGCACGTCCGCACCACCCAGTGGTTGAGTTAAGGTCCGCGCTCCTATGACCGCCAGGCCCCGTG
It includes:
- a CDS encoding response regulator yields the protein MSDASPARPDITACRVLRVLLVDDNAADRELAREVFQDHGVRVGIETCASGRAALHTLRLPGAVLPDVILLDLNMPGLSGFEVLEALKSDRHLSMLPVVILTTSSDAQDVERAYSLHAASFMTKQLDFGRFVQQVDAFVNFWMHVRTTQWLS